The region AAACTCAAAACGAAGAGGGTGCCCCTCTCCGCCACAGTTAACTACCAAGAAAATTAGCGTTTTTGTATCATCAGCGAACGGGGCTCCTTGTGTGGTGAACTGATCCGCGAAATATTCGTTCAAATGAGGAGAATCCCCACTACAGGTGTTCACCGCACAGCTGTCGCGGGCTTCACTTGTGTTCATACAAGATGCACAAGAGCTGTATGCGTAAGTGTTTTCTGAAAGGGTTTACCGTTTTTACGCCCGACATACACTCGTCGTCCCCGTTTTCTTTTATCAGCGACAGCCTGTCTGTGGGAATCTCTTGCATTCTTTTGGCCTGTCTGTTGTTGGGATTTCTGTCGGAATGTCTGACGTCTGTTGGAATGTTTTCCTGAGTGCCTTGTGTGCAACACTCAGGGCGAGCCGCCTGGATCACCGGGCGACCCTGTCAGCGACGGCagagccaccaccaccaccgcagtGGCCATGGCGGCGGCGGCCACGACGACGACGCGCTCTGGCGGCGGCTGCGGGCGCGTGTACGCGGCGCTGGCGCTGTCCGGCCTCTTCTTCCTGGCCGAGATCGTGGCGTCGCACGTGACCCACTCGCTGGTGCTGCTCATCTACTCCTATCAGATGCTGTACAACGTGCTGTCCCTGGTGCTGCTCGTCATCAGCCACCACGTACGCCTTCCTTCCGGCCTCTCATTACAACCCACATCACGTGACCCCACTCACCGCACATACGTATGGCGCCAATGCCCTGTCGCCGTGGCGCGGCCTCTCTGCGAAATGTCGAGCTCTTCGACACAAGGTCGGTCGGCCTTTCTGGTTGACTAGCTGGAGATTAGAGCTGCCAGAGCACTCCAATGGTACCTGTTACGAAACTGCCCCGTGCATGCTCCACGTTTCAAATCTGGGTCTCCGATTGGTCAAAGTGTGCAAAATCAACTGATTGTCCCGCCGCCTAGTCGTCTAGATGAACTACATAGTACTATTCGAAGGAGTAGGGAGCCAAGTCGCAGGTTGCCAAAGATGTCTGAGCGTACAGAACATAAGCGGCGCCTCCGTCTGGCAGTTCTCAGAAAGTGGTCGTAGTATGTGCCCGTATTTTTATTCAGAGTTGTGAGTGAAATGATTAAGCATCCCTGGCTGAAAACAATCTTTGAGAACTCCTAACGAAAcgctgaggacaaattgaagttgacctAAATCGATAGATTACCCCATTTAACTACTGCTTCTACTCAAAACTATGGTACTGAATAGACTACAAAAGGTCAAATAACAACATACTGATATTGCCACCACCGGCCGTTTTCACGAGCAAACCGCGGTGCCGTTGAGTGTTTCGTGTGCGCATTGCTTAGTCTATAGGCACAGCAATTGGCTTCTTAACGGCGATCACGGAGTCCTCTTGTTCTTTACGTCGCGAGTTTGTCGCGACCTTTTGCTCCCGAACAATCATGAGCATTCAACGCAACCAGAAAGGTCCGTGCGATCGATTTTTGCTAACAATATAAGTTGGCAGGAGttctcctcagcgtccctttaacgGCTGCTGCGCTGGTGTTTTACTTGTGAAGAACGCTTTTCGCTGTCCACGCTTCCCCGGTCTGACGTCATCACACTGGTGAAATCCGCCTCGCAAGTTctgcacatttcttttttttttaacgagatttattgcctcagagcATCGATGGGCGAAGGTGTTATGAAGGATTAGGAATGATTAAAATAATGGAGAAAGGTTAGatgattttatgaagtccagtagtgagcgatggtatggtccctgcgtccaggcaatatatgaagcagggttgctcggtGAAATAgccgctaccatcaggtgccggatccttgtaggcttgagagctgggcagtcgcacagtaagtggtgaatgtcgACTTCTATGTCCTCGCGtttgcatatcggacacccaggccgaggaaagaaatctcggtactgaggccacttccgagcgacggcaggtgtgagggcagcCCCGTTCCGGATCCTCCggagcgcaacctcctctgcacgggaaAGACCGCGTGGGAAGGTTGCCGCACGCGGCGGGATCAGAgcgcgtgtgcggcgccggaaTTCTGTACATTTCCTTTTCCACTTGTTGCCCGTCTCTCTGCTCTTTTTCCACGCTGCCTAACATTTTGCCTCTTAACACCCCTGCGATAGATTGCTGCTCTGCTGCCGACAGTTGCATTTTGATTGGCAGGAGGTAGATTACGGCTAAACGGGCACGAGTTTCGGGACAATACCAGCACACCCGGAGCACGCCTTGTAGGTAAATTCtgtgttttgttatttttattttatattcatTTGAGAGATACTGCGGTCTCGGAAGACCAAACAGGTGGGAGCGCACAGATACAAATTTTAACATAGCAGTGCTTCCAGAAGCATACATGTAACGCGAGCTTGGTTCAAGAGAAGCAGGCACAAAAAACACATCAACAGAACAAAATTGTGATAAGATTATACATTCTTAACAAAGGCTTACGAACAAAGACTATAAACACGGTAAAAAAGTTGAATACGGAACTGCGCTTTCGCAAAATAATCACAATTATGTCACAAAGAAACATCAAGCGCGCGTCAAGATTGAAACAGTGGTTAAAGCACACTCAAAATTTTCCGAATAAAGACCTGCTGCATTCAGATCATTCCACCCGGTTATGACTCGTGGAAAGAATGAAGACTTGAACAAATTTGTGCGCGCGGCATTTGGGTGCAAATTGTGGAGGTGATGATGCCTGGATCAACGCGATGGAAACGGCGTAATACAAGTGTTTGAGTTAAGATTTTGGCGCTTTGTGTAAATGGCAAGTAAATACTTAAGTCACGAACAATTAAAAGCTAGCAACTTGACTTTATAACCCTGAGTCGCGCTCTGATCCCTCACTGAACGAAGGCTCGTTGTCCAGGCTTTGCACCCATTACGTGACGTGAATAAAAGGTTGCTCTCGAAATAGCGATAGCGGCGACGCCAACGTGGGACGCCGTCGTTTGTTCCCTGGCGCAGATCTGCGAGGAGCGGACGCTGAAGAACACGTTCGGCTGGGCGCGCGTCGAGGTGCTGGGCACGCTGGTCAACATGTTGTTCCTCATGGCGCTGTGCTTCGCCATCTCGGTGGCGGGCGTCCAGACCATCGTGCACGCCTCGCACGAGAACACCGAGCCGCACTACCCCATGCTGCTCCTGTGCTTCGGCATCCTGGGACTGTCCGTGGACATCGTCTGCTACCTCGTCATCGGAGGTAGTGCACCACACGCTGCTCAGATCTGCATGGTGTGGTACGCAGAGTGTGGGTGTCGTCCTCCTCAAACTTTTGACGAAGAATACAGTTACCTGGACATGAAATAATGTGAAAGTCGGCACGTCATACTACCTGAACATAAACAGAAGTGAACGGTTGTGACGGCCAAGGAAGCAGAGTTAATGTCTGTTTTAGACCTCACTGTTGACATTCATTACTGATCCGTATACCATCTTTGTGTTTGCCGCATTAACCGCGCATCTTCACTGTCCCTAAGCGAACGGGAAGACGTTGAGGCAAGCCAAACTTACAAGTGTAATAAATATGATCTTTCTCTGATCTCCAGAAATGAGCGGTTGGTACCAGGCGATAAGCAGCAACAATGCTGACAGTTTGGACGAGTTGGAAGCCATtcgtaaagaacaaaaattccCGTTGAAAAGACAGACCGGGAAATGGGACGCGTGCGCTGACGACAAGCGCAGGTAGCGGAGTGTCGTTGGGAGCAATTCTCCTCGCAGCAGGGCACCTGACATACGCTGCATACAGTAAATAACGATCAAATGGCGGCCCCCGCCCAGTTCTTACGCTCATAAAGTTGAATggttttccgcaataaactcagttcgtagtaggcgctctttctgtctctgtgtcttcctgtgttcgttcccttgcgccattcaacttaatgatgaaccaactagcccaacagcaagtacttcttaCTCTCGGAGCCGGTGTTCAGCTTCGAAGCATGAACAGGGTGAATCAAcatgaaaacacacacacacgcacacgcacgcacgcacacacacgccggCACTCGGTGGTAGCTCTTCGCGAAGCGCGGCGACTATGCACTCgcatgttccctttcatattgagcGACCATGTATAGCGCTCAGTTCCTGCGATGACGTCGTGCGCCCGCAGGGACCCGAGTGCGGCGCGGCTGCAACTTGGGCATCGTGCGGGGCACCGACGTGCAGGTCAACTTCGTGGTGGGCACAGAGTCCGGCaccgaggaggaagaggagggccCGCTGCCCTGCCAACTGCCCGACGAGCCCAGCGCCAAGCAGCTGGAGGCCCTGCTGCccacgcaccaccaccacgcctcGCACCACGCGCTCCATGAAGGACGGAGTGAGACGCACCTCTTGTGCTGCATGCAGAGTTTCAGATCGGACTCTGAAAGAGCGaactcttttcttttgttttgaagtAACACTGAATGGACCAAAAATCCCATCATTAACTGTTCGAGTCAGTGCTGAAGCCGTTGGGCTGCTCCTGTAAACAAGGAACGGGTACTGGCGTGTTCAAAAGGCATAACTACTCATTAAGTACTGCAAAAAACGTGCTACATGAAAGCAACGTTCCAGTACTCCTGTTGGTAGGGTCTAAATGTCTTCCTGTAATAAATTTACCCTAATTTTTTGCACCGTCTATTAAACAACCCTTCAACAACTCCCAGCGGCGGTTAGTCTGAGCCGATTTCCTCGAGCACTGGTTGCAAGCTGATGCAGGATGACACCTGTCCCGCGGGCCTGACGCCTCCTGTAGTGACGCACGATGCCCTCTGACGCAACTGCGCTCTGTTGCGCGCGCGCTGCAGGCTGGCGCGCGTCCCTGGTGGAGGCGATGCGCATGTGCGGCGGCTGCCTGCTGGTGGtgggctgcgcatgcgccgtcctCTTCGGCGAAGGGGCGCTGCCGCGGTACGTGGACCCCGTGCTGGCCCTGGTGGCGGTCGTCATACTCATTTGCACCTCGTACCCGCGCAGTGAGTATCGCTACTGTacgggacgatgatgatgatgcacgcTCGCATGGAGTGCTGGTTGTCTGTAAACCACGGTTGGAACCGGGATATAAACTAATTCGCGGAAATAATAAGCCTGGATGTTCTGTTCCTTCCTCCCTCTTTTATTTACCTCCATGCAGTAAAGGAGTCG is a window of Amblyomma americanum isolate KBUSLIRL-KWMA chromosome 4, ASM5285725v1, whole genome shotgun sequence DNA encoding:
- the LOC144129286 gene encoding proton-coupled zinc antiporter SLC30A1-like isoform X2 — translated: MAAAATTTTRSGGGCGRVYAALALSGLFFLAEIVASHVTHSLVLLIYSYQMLYNVLSLVLLVISHHICEERTLKNTFGWARVEVLGTLVNMLFLMALCFAISVAGVQTIVHASHENTEPHYPMLLLCFGILGLSVDIVCYLVIGGTRVRRGCNLGIVRGTDVQVNFVVGTESGTEEEEEGPLPCQLPDEPSAKQLEALLPTHHHHASHHALHEGRSWRASLVEAMRMCGGCLLVVGCACAVLFGEGALPRYVDPVLALVAVVILICTSYPRIKESGLILLQNVPHNVDIGTMQMKIMEEFPSILNVHEFHLWQLTNTHLIATVHIVFKSPSVYASVADRLNRYLHEQGITSTTVQPEFCHATHTGSQCILQCSQAKHCGSLTCCGRHADSEAELRRRSVATTATATTSDFLLAVPPSSAISASRASSVISLDSQVLCELGGLKETDL
- the LOC144129286 gene encoding proton-coupled zinc antiporter SLC30A1-like isoform X1, which produces MTAGEKDGTSGSPAPTQATATGGAPSGEPPGSPGDPVSDGRATTTTAVAMAAAATTTTRSGGGCGRVYAALALSGLFFLAEIVASHVTHSLVLLIYSYQMLYNVLSLVLLVISHHICEERTLKNTFGWARVEVLGTLVNMLFLMALCFAISVAGVQTIVHASHENTEPHYPMLLLCFGILGLSVDIVCYLVIGGTRVRRGCNLGIVRGTDVQVNFVVGTESGTEEEEEGPLPCQLPDEPSAKQLEALLPTHHHHASHHALHEGRSWRASLVEAMRMCGGCLLVVGCACAVLFGEGALPRYVDPVLALVAVVILICTSYPRIKESGLILLQNVPHNVDIGTMQMKIMEEFPSILNVHEFHLWQLTNTHLIATVHIVFKSPSVYASVADRLNRYLHEQGITSTTVQPEFCHATHTGSQCILQCSQAKHCGSLTCCGRHADSEAELRRRSVATTATATTSDFLLAVPPSSAISASRASSVISLDSQVLCELGGLKETDL